From Thermovenabulum gondwanense:
ATTCGTAGTTTGTTTTCCCGATCCGTCTAACTATTATTGGCTGCAGAACACCATAATTTTTTATGGATTCGGTTAAATCTTTAAGGGAATCATCATCGAAATTTTTTCTCGGCTGATAGGGGTTGGGCTTTATCGCATCTACCGGTATGTTTACTATCTCATTCCTCTTCTCCCCCCACACCAATTACCACCGCCTTACATTTTTTCTATTTATTTTTAATAAATTCTATTCTTTTTAAAAATATCCTTCTTACTTCTAAAAAACATGCTTATTCTTTTTATTTTATCGGCCTTTTTTCAGGTATACCCGGCCTTCGAGGGTAATTTTCGGGTGTATTTTTTATCTTTCGGATTACTATAATTTTTCTTTTATACCCCGACGGCAAATCATAGGATATTATATCTTCAATTTTCCCTCCCATTATTTCCACAGCTTTAATTGAACCATCTATTTCTTCTTTTGCCTTTTCCCCCTTCATCGCTAAAAAAAATCCTCCCACCTTCACAAAAGGAAGGCAAAATTCGGCCAGGGTAGAAAGGTTGGAAACCGCCCTCGCTACGGAATAATCGTAATTTTCCCTGTGTTCCCTATTTTTCCCTAAATTTTCGGCTCTGTCATTTATAACATAAATATTTTTTAAATCCAATTTTTCGATAACATCATTGAGAAAATCCGTCTTCTTTTTAACAGAATCAAGTAAAGTAATATTTAAATCATCTCTAACAATTTTTAATATTATCCCGGGTATTCCGGCTCCCGTTCCGACATCAATCAATTTTCCCGATTCGCTTAAATAGAATAATTTATTCAGATAAAGGGAATCTATTATATGTTTTTCTGCAAATTCCTTTTCATCTATGACAGAAGTCAGATTTATTATTTCATTGCGCCTTATAACTTCCTGGAAATAATTTTCCAGAAGATATAGTTTTTCCTCCGTCAAAAGAATTTCACATTTTAAAAGTTTTTCTTTAATTATCTCCTTCATAACATTATTCTTCACTTTCTTTTCCCTTTTTTCTTTTTTCCGACTCCAAATAAATCAGTAAAATGGATATATCCGCTGGATTCACACCGGATATTCTGCTGGCCTGTCCTATAGATTCGGGCCTTATTTTCTTTAGCTTTTGCTTTGCTTCCGTGCGAAGTCCATAAATTTTATCATAGTCAATATCGGGAGGAATTTTCTTATTTTCCAGCTTTTTGAAAGCCTCCACCTGTTTTAACTGCCTGCTTATATATCCTTCATAGGCAATTTCCACTTGAACCTGTTCGATTATTTCCTTTGGCAAATCCGGTCTACCCTTATCAAATACCTTTATCTTTTCATAGTCCAATTCCGGCCTTTTCAATAAATCTTCCAAAGTTACAGGTGTATTTATGGGACTCGTTCCTAATTCTTCCAATTCTTCGTTTACTTCTTGTGTTGGTGTGATTTTTATACTCCTTAATCTTTCAATTTCCTCTTCAATCATTTTTTTCTTCTTTAAAAATTTCTCATACCTTTCTTCACTTATCAATCCTATTTTATATCCTATTTCCGTAAGCCTCATATCTGCATTATCATTCCTTAAAATCAGCCTGTATTCTGCCCGAGAAGTAAGCATTCGGTAAGGTTCGTTTGTACCTTTTGTTACCAGGTCGTCTATCAGTACACCTATATACGCATCGGACCTTTTCAAAACCAAAGGCTCTCTATCCTTTAATTTTAACGCTGCATTGATGCCAGCAATTAAACCTTGGGCAGCAGCTTCTTCATAGCCCGATGTTCCATTAATCTGGCCTGCCATGTACAAACCTTCAATTTCTTTTGTTTCCAGGGTCAGGTGCAGCTGCGTAGGAACGACGTAATCGTATTCGATAGCGTA
This genomic window contains:
- the rsmG gene encoding 16S rRNA (guanine(527)-N(7))-methyltransferase RsmG, with amino-acid sequence MKNNVMKEIIKEKLLKCEILLTEEKLYLLENYFQEVIRRNEIINLTSVIDEKEFAEKHIIDSLYLNKLFYLSESGKLIDVGTGAGIPGIILKIVRDDLNITLLDSVKKKTDFLNDVIEKLDLKNIYVINDRAENLGKNREHRENYDYSVARAVSNLSTLAEFCLPFVKVGGFFLAMKGEKAKEEIDGSIKAVEIMGGKIEDIISYDLPSGYKRKIIVIRKIKNTPENYPRRPGIPEKRPIK